A single region of the Colletotrichum destructivum chromosome 12, complete sequence genome encodes:
- a CDS encoding Putative tryptophan synthase beta chain-like, PALP domain, tryptophan synthase beta chain/beta chain produces MTLPQRFGAYGGQYVPESFIAFLSALETAFIREANDQSFWDEYRNHYDYIGRPGRLHLAERLTAYAGGANIWFAREDLNHTGSHKIINALGQILLARRMGKQRIVTETGSGQHGVATASLYAKFGLECVVYVGSVGDYKSPQPTNVWKMRMLGAKIITVKTGSQTLRDAMNEALCACAADDGKSFYLAGTPIGPHPIPFVVRTFQSVIGVETKLHALKKIGQLPDAVVACVGTGAIAVGLFSQFLDNTTVKLVGIEAGGDGVHTFSHSAALSSGSRGVFQGTMTYVLQDDHGQIRHSHSIAAGLDHPAVGPELSSWKDSGRVDFVTATDEEALNAFRLTAQLEGIIPALEAAHAIHGAVELARSMLRSDNIFVCVSGSGEKDTHTVGGLTV; encoded by the exons ATGACACTGCCTCAGCGTTTTGGAGCTTATGGGGGGCAATATGTACCAGAGAGCTTTATAGCGTTCTTGTCAGCACTTGAAACCGCCTTCATCCGAGAAGCCAACGATCAGAGCTTTTGGGACGAGTACCGAAACCATTACGACTACATTGGACGGCCAGGTCGTCTCCATTTGGCCGAGCGGTTGACGGCGTATGCCGGCGGCGCAAACATCTGGTTTGCTCGAGAGGACCTTAATCACACTGGATCTCACAAAATCATCAACGCCTTAGGCCAAATTCTCTTGGCTAGGCGGATGGGAAAACAGAGAATTGTCACAGAGACGGGATCGGGTCAACATGGGGTTGCTACAGCTTCTTTGTATGCGAAGTTTGGCCTAGAATGCGTGGTCTATGTTGGATCGGTGGGAGATT ACAAATCACCGCAACCGACGAATGTGTGGAAAATGAGAATGCTAGGTGCTAAGATTATCACAGTCAAGACAGGAAGCCAGACACTGCGGGACGCGATGAACGAGGCGTTGTGTGCTTGTGCTGCGGATGACGGCAAATCGTTTTATCTGGCCGGCACACCGATAGGACCTCATCCAATTCCTTTTGTTGTGCGAACCTTCCAGTCAGTCATTGGGGTGGAAACAAAATTGCACGCCCTGAAGAAGATAGGGCAGCTTCCAGATGCGGTTGTCGCGTGCGTTGGCACTGGGGCAATTGCGGTTGGGCTGTTCTCTCAGTTTCTGGATAATACCACAGTCAAGCTAGTGGGTATTGAGGcgggtggtgatggcgtACATACCTTTTCACATAGTGCTGCTTTATCATCAGGAAGCAGGGGTGTCTTCCAGGGTACCATGACGTATGTGTTGCAAGATGACCACGGTCAGATCAGACACAGCCATTCTATTGCTGCCGGTCTGGATCACCCTGCCGTCGGGCCTGAACTGAGTTCTTGGAAGGATTCCGGGCGCGTTGACTTCGTTACAGCAACGGATGAAGAAGCATTGAATGCTTTCCGGTTAACAGCTCAACTCGAGGGGATCATCCCCGCATTGGAGGCCGCCCACGCCATTCATGGTGCCGTGGAACTGGCCAGGTCGATGTTACGCAGTGACAACATATTTGTTTGCGTCAGTGGAAGTGGCGAAAAGGACACTCATACAGTTGGCGGTTTAACTGTCTAG
- a CDS encoding Putative mycotoxin biosynthesis protein UstYa codes for MAPGTRYKLVNNADENNRKTSVALRLQSLFKKNGVYLSMLLWLGLFLIFSLNKLVTDKNATHSEFKTVNFTEVDVYQDISSAADAAWLNLTPPGTGYLWEYDITRRRPKPTGIAMFHQLHCLQMIRFEVQILLHKQTEVHRNVHDDIESAHWLHCFDYLRQTLLCHADSGLEETKMFQGEEYIDGMVPHQCRDPQPLYEKTLRSRLDYGVSEATM; via the exons ATGGCGCCAGGGACTAGATACAAGCTAGTTAACAATGCGGACGAAAACAACCGTAAAACCTCTGTTGCTTTACGCTTGCAAAGCCTTTTTAAAAAAAATGGCGTTTACTTGTCAATGCTTTTATGGCTCGGTCTTTTCCTTATCTTCTCTCTTAACAAACTAGTTACGGACAAGAACGCTACACATTCTGAATTCAAAACTGTCAACTTTACTGAGGTAGACGTATATCAGGATATCTCAAGCGCAGCCGACGCTGCTTGGCTAAACCTGACACCCCCCGGAACAGGTTACTTATGGGAATACGACATAACACGAAGGCGACCCAAGCCTACCGGGATTGCTATGTTCCATCAGCTCCATTGTTTACAAATGATTCGTTTCGAAGTACAG ATCTTGTTACATAAACAAACTGAGGTTCACAGAAATGTGCACGACGATATCGAAAGCGCACATTGGCTACATTGTTTTGACTATTTACGACAG ACCTTACTTTGTCACGCTGACTCTGGCCTTGAG GAAACCAAGATGTTTCAAGGCGAGGAATATATTGACGGTATGGTTCCGCATCAGTGCCGGGATCCACAACCGTTATACGAGAAAACCTTGAGGAGTCGCCTTGACTATGGAGTCTCTGAGGCTACAATGTGA
- a CDS encoding Putative beta-lactamase/transpeptidase: MKQPLVFQPGESWEYGIGIDWAGIALERASNTKLNDYIQVNVCQPLNLRSVNMVPTLEMKKGLAYMHSRERGGNISARKHPLHLPLVVKSELENHACFKSGGAGIFANPREYTRILAVFLNDGTCPLTKARILKKETVNEMFTDQIPDVPGSAESGVQGVKTKLGNMLPELSAVLGGSPRGWGLTFMISGGKTGRSNGTAWWVGLPSLFWWCDRENGVAGMICSHILPFGDRAVVELWFKVETTVYGGLRATVEDGLPL; encoded by the exons ATGAAGCAACCGTTGGTATTCCAACCAGGAGAATCATGGGAGTATGGT ATCGGCATCGACTGGGCCGGCATTGCTCTGGAGCGGGCTTCCAACACGAAGCTCAACGACTATATCCAGGTCAACGTTTGTCAGCCGCTCAACTTGCGTAGCGTCAACATGGTTCCGACCctggagatgaagaagggaTTGGCTTATATGCACTCCAGAGAGCGTGGAGGCAACATCAGCGCTCGGAAAcaccctcttcatcttccgcTGGTTGTTAAGTCGGAATTGGAGAACCACGCTTGCTTTAAAAGTGGTGGCGCTGGAATATTTGCAAACCCTCGAGAATACACCC GCATATTAGCGGTCTTTTTGAACGACGGCACCTGTCCGCTCACGAAAGCTCGAATCTTAAAGAAAGAAACGGTTAACGAGATGTTCACGGACCAGATTCCGGATGTTCCTGGCTCTGCCGAGAGCGGTGTTCAAGGCGTCAAAACCAAGTTGGGCAACATGCTTCCTGAGCTCTCTGCAGTTCTCGGTGGCTCGCCCCGAGGATGGGGCTTGACGTTCATGATCTCAGGCGGCAAGACTGGGCGATCGAATGGAACCGCCTGGTGGGTGGGGCTGCCGAGTTTATTCTGGTGGTGTGACAGAGAGAACGGTGTTGCTGGGATGATCTGTTCTCACATTTTGCCGTTTGGCGATCGAGCAGTTGTCGAACTTTGGTTTAAAGTAGAAACCACGGTCTATGGGGGACTTCGTGCTACAGTCGAGGATGGACTTCCGTTGTGA